The Aeromicrobium senzhongii genome includes a window with the following:
- a CDS encoding methionine synthase has protein sequence MRATGIGSMPGEEFAPVARYVADTFGADGIVFVPELPGRGAPSGMLGRTLGLVPLPIDLQPAGWRLAPGEGMDQRRARSALRQDLDVMEELLAGQDVRVKQQIVGPLSLAATVERPRGDKVVADHGARRELSEALAQAVGDHVAELRRRFTGELIVQVDEPAISAVLSGSIPTASGFGRHRSIDAPGADALLKPVVEAIRAAGAQPVVHTCAPDVPIGLLAGVGFEAIAFDVSLASPSDDWSEAFEAGTDLWFGGADAPRVEDFMGRLGFAVESFAGRGAVTPACGLAGHTPPESRRALEAALSAAASFG, from the coding sequence ATGCGTGCCACAGGGATCGGGTCGATGCCGGGCGAGGAGTTCGCACCGGTCGCCCGGTACGTCGCCGACACCTTCGGAGCCGACGGGATCGTGTTCGTGCCCGAGCTGCCCGGCCGCGGTGCGCCGTCGGGGATGCTCGGTCGCACGCTCGGCCTGGTGCCGCTGCCGATCGACCTCCAGCCCGCGGGCTGGCGCCTCGCTCCGGGCGAGGGTATGGACCAGCGCCGGGCCCGCTCGGCCCTGCGTCAGGACCTCGACGTCATGGAGGAGCTGCTGGCCGGCCAGGACGTCCGGGTCAAGCAGCAGATCGTCGGGCCGTTGAGCCTCGCCGCCACCGTCGAGCGTCCTCGGGGCGACAAGGTCGTGGCCGACCACGGCGCCCGCCGCGAGCTCTCCGAGGCCTTGGCCCAGGCCGTCGGCGACCACGTCGCCGAGCTGCGTCGTCGCTTCACCGGAGAGCTGATCGTGCAGGTCGACGAGCCTGCGATCAGCGCCGTCCTGTCCGGGTCCATCCCGACGGCCAGTGGCTTCGGTCGGCACCGTTCGATCGACGCTCCGGGCGCCGACGCTCTGCTGAAGCCGGTCGTCGAGGCGATCCGGGCCGCCGGCGCACAGCCGGTCGTGCACACCTGCGCTCCTGACGTGCCGATCGGCCTGCTGGCCGGCGTGGGCTTCGAGGCGATCGCCTTCGACGTGTCCCTCGCCAGCCCGTCCGACGACTGGTCCGAGGCGTTCGAGGCGGGCACCGACCTGTGGTTCGGCGGCGCCGACGCCCCGCGGGTCGAGGACTTCATGGGACGGCTCGGCTTCGCCGTCGAGTCGTTCGCGGGCCGCGGCGCCGTGACTCCCGCCTGCGGCCTCGCCGGTCACACCCCGCCGGAGTCGCGACGAGCCCTCGAGGCCGCGCTCTCCGCCGCCGCCTCCTTCGGCTGA
- a CDS encoding cysteine desulfurase family protein has protein sequence MTTTPDRVYLDHAATTAMWPEAVEVMHAELLRTGNPSSLHEAGRRARRVVEESRELIAERLGARPSEVVFCSGGTEANNLAIKGLYWSRRSADPRRDRVVFSSIEHHALLDPVTWLAAHEGARIDVTPVDRQGRVRLDSLRESIEANPDDVTAITTMWANNEMGTIQPVSEVVEIARRHGIPVHSDAVQAAGYLPLDFGATGLDAMTVTAHKLGGPVGVGALVIRREVTATPLLHGGGQERDLRSGTLGAAMIAGFATALDLTVQTQVEASARIEALRARLVDGITRSIPDAVVNGDSEPGPQHRLPNIAHVTFPGCEGDALLMLLDAQGVEVSTGSACQAGVPQPSHVLLAMGFDDAAARGSLRFSLGHTSTEADVDRLLEVLPAVHERARTAGLVRSRTR, from the coding sequence ATGACCACGACCCCCGATCGCGTCTACCTCGACCACGCGGCCACCACCGCGATGTGGCCCGAGGCGGTCGAGGTCATGCACGCCGAGCTCCTGCGCACGGGCAATCCGTCGAGTCTGCACGAGGCCGGCCGTCGCGCCCGTCGCGTCGTGGAGGAATCGCGTGAGCTGATCGCCGAGCGACTCGGCGCCCGGCCCAGCGAGGTCGTGTTCTGCTCCGGCGGCACCGAGGCCAACAATCTGGCCATCAAAGGGCTGTACTGGTCGCGCCGGTCGGCCGACCCGCGCCGCGACCGGGTCGTCTTCAGCTCGATCGAGCACCACGCCCTGCTCGACCCCGTCACCTGGCTCGCCGCTCACGAAGGTGCCCGCATCGACGTCACGCCCGTGGACCGTCAGGGTCGGGTGCGCCTGGACTCGCTGCGCGAGTCGATCGAGGCGAACCCCGACGACGTCACCGCGATCACCACGATGTGGGCGAACAACGAGATGGGCACGATCCAGCCCGTCTCCGAGGTCGTCGAGATCGCGCGTCGCCACGGCATCCCGGTGCACTCCGACGCCGTGCAGGCCGCGGGCTACCTGCCGCTGGACTTCGGCGCGACCGGACTGGACGCGATGACCGTGACGGCCCACAAGCTGGGTGGTCCCGTCGGTGTCGGCGCCCTGGTGATCCGCCGCGAGGTCACGGCCACGCCGTTGCTCCACGGCGGGGGCCAGGAGCGCGACCTGCGCTCGGGCACGCTGGGCGCCGCCATGATCGCCGGCTTCGCGACGGCGCTCGACCTCACCGTCCAGACCCAGGTCGAGGCGTCGGCTCGGATCGAGGCGCTGCGTGCCCGCCTGGTCGACGGCATCACGCGGTCGATCCCGGACGCGGTCGTGAACGGCGACTCCGAGCCCGGTCCCCAGCACCGGCTGCCGAACATCGCCCACGTGACCTTCCCGGGCTGCGAGGGCGACGCCCTGCTCATGCTGCTGGACGCCCAGGGCGTCGAGGTCTCGACCGGCTCGGCCTGCCAGGCCGGTGTGCCGCAGCCCAGCCACGTGCTGCTCGCGATGGGGTTCGACGACGCCGCGGCCCGTGGCTCGCTGCGCTTCAGTCTCGGCCACACGTCCACCGAGGCCGACGTCGACCGCCTGCTCGAGGTCCTGCCCGCCGTCCACGAGCGGGCCCGGACGGCCGGACTCGTGCGGAGCCGGACCCGATGA
- a CDS encoding cutinase family protein, producing MLRQVTALALACIALASCSGGASDPSPGAQPSDCPTVQIIGLLGQGQSLDANGGLGTEVRLVSEELADDVADLGTVRTTAIRHQSRLGGWDDYLEDVADGRARLGSEIRSIVAACPDALITVLGFSQGSQIAQEELADTELARHVDALVLVGSPLRDSREPFMPVMFPGGIPSGEGRLAPGPDLGHLGTRTVAACITGDAVCAGGSDDTIHREAYEDPKVARAIADSAASLLRR from the coding sequence ATGCTCCGCCAGGTCACTGCTCTCGCGTTGGCGTGTATCGCGCTCGCGAGCTGCTCAGGCGGAGCATCCGACCCCTCCCCCGGGGCGCAGCCGTCGGACTGTCCCACGGTCCAGATCATCGGCCTGCTTGGTCAGGGGCAGTCGCTGGATGCGAACGGCGGGCTGGGCACCGAGGTCCGGCTCGTCTCGGAGGAGCTCGCGGACGACGTCGCCGACCTGGGCACCGTCCGGACGACGGCGATCCGGCACCAGAGCCGACTCGGCGGCTGGGACGACTACCTCGAGGACGTCGCCGACGGGCGGGCCCGATTGGGCAGCGAGATCCGCTCGATCGTCGCCGCGTGCCCGGACGCTCTCATCACCGTCCTCGGATTCAGCCAGGGGTCGCAGATCGCACAAGAGGAGCTGGCCGATACGGAGCTCGCTCGGCACGTGGACGCGCTCGTGCTCGTCGGCAGTCCGCTGCGCGATTCCCGAGAACCCTTCATGCCCGTGATGTTTCCCGGCGGGATCCCCTCGGGCGAGGGCCGACTCGCTCCAGGACCCGACCTGGGTCACTTGGGCACCCGGACCGTGGCGGCCTGCATCACGGGTGACGCCGTGTGCGCGGGAGGATCGGACGACACGATCCATCGCGAGGCCTACGAGGACCCCAAGGTCGCCCGCGCCATCGCGGACTCCGCGGCGTCCTTGCTGCGGCGCTGA
- the ligA gene encoding NAD-dependent DNA ligase LigA encodes MAESRDEAVPVEDPGVEASRAEAAELTEQIERARDAYYGQDTSLVDDATYDGWMHRLEELERLHPELQGQDSPTINVGAAAGASALPPIEHAERMLSLDNVFSPDELREWCAKTQRAAGRSVRWLTEAKIDGLAINLRYENGVLTSAATRGDGRVGEDVTVNAVRVAGIPEKLAGEGHPPLVEVRGEVFIGIEEFERLNAFQAALRERATAEAMARGVSEERATASAARKFPAFANPRNAASGGLRQQLDKKSGLELEAGQERIAVLALYVHGIGAWERPPVSAQSEVYDLLHQWGLPTSPNTRVLDSVDDVLARVEELGGQRHSLQHEIDGLVVKVDELALHPELGETSRAPRWAIAYKYPPEEVQTKLLDIVVSVGRTGRATPYARMEPVRVAGSVVRQATLHNQDVVKAKGVLIGDTVVLRKAGDVIPEVLGPVVERRDGSEHAFVMPEKCPECGTPLRPMKEGDKDLRCPNARTCPAQVRGRVEHVGSRGALDIEALGEVTAAALTQGKGAPLDSEAGLFSLTLDQLVPIEVEVRDAETGEPKLDDKTGEPVVRTPFRVKTGDPSKQAQVLLDELEKAKTKDFWRQLVSLNIRHVGPVAARALAQYFGSIEAIRAASREELAAVEGVGGIIADSVIEWFEVDWHREIVDQWQAAGVRFAIPDHPGPGAASTAGGVLDGLTVVVTGGLEDFTRDSVKEAIIAAGGKASGSVSKKTDYVVVGENAGSKAAKAEDLGLTILNEAQFKKLLEGGPDAL; translated from the coding sequence ATGGCGGAATCGCGTGATGAGGCAGTGCCCGTGGAGGATCCCGGAGTCGAGGCGTCCCGTGCCGAGGCCGCCGAGCTGACCGAGCAGATCGAGCGCGCGCGCGACGCCTACTACGGCCAGGACACGTCCCTGGTCGACGACGCCACGTACGACGGCTGGATGCACCGTCTCGAGGAGCTCGAGCGCCTCCATCCCGAGTTGCAGGGCCAGGACTCGCCGACCATCAACGTGGGTGCGGCCGCCGGTGCCTCGGCGCTGCCGCCGATCGAGCACGCCGAGCGGATGCTCAGCCTCGACAACGTCTTCTCGCCCGACGAGCTGCGCGAGTGGTGCGCCAAGACGCAGCGCGCGGCCGGCCGGTCGGTGCGCTGGCTCACCGAGGCCAAGATCGACGGTCTCGCCATCAACCTGCGCTACGAGAACGGCGTCCTCACGTCGGCTGCCACCCGCGGTGACGGTCGCGTGGGCGAGGACGTCACCGTCAACGCGGTCCGGGTCGCGGGCATCCCCGAGAAGCTCGCGGGCGAGGGTCATCCGCCCCTGGTCGAGGTCCGGGGCGAGGTCTTCATCGGCATCGAGGAGTTCGAGCGACTCAACGCCTTCCAGGCCGCGCTGCGCGAGCGGGCCACCGCCGAGGCGATGGCCCGCGGCGTCAGCGAGGAGCGCGCCACCGCCAGCGCCGCGCGCAAGTTCCCGGCCTTCGCCAACCCGCGCAACGCCGCCAGCGGCGGACTGCGCCAGCAGCTCGACAAGAAGTCCGGGCTCGAGTTGGAGGCGGGGCAGGAGCGCATCGCCGTGCTGGCCCTCTACGTGCACGGCATCGGCGCATGGGAGCGCCCGCCGGTGTCGGCCCAGAGCGAGGTCTACGACCTGCTCCACCAGTGGGGCCTGCCCACCAGCCCGAACACGCGCGTCCTCGACAGCGTCGACGACGTCCTGGCGCGGGTCGAGGAGCTCGGCGGGCAGCGCCATTCCCTCCAGCACGAGATCGACGGACTCGTGGTCAAGGTCGACGAGCTCGCCCTGCACCCCGAGCTCGGCGAGACCAGCCGCGCCCCGCGCTGGGCGATCGCCTACAAGTACCCGCCCGAGGAGGTCCAGACGAAGCTGCTGGACATCGTCGTCTCGGTCGGCCGCACTGGCCGCGCCACGCCCTACGCCCGGATGGAGCCGGTCCGCGTCGCGGGCAGCGTCGTGCGCCAGGCCACTTTGCACAACCAGGACGTGGTCAAGGCCAAGGGCGTGCTGATCGGCGACACCGTCGTGCTGCGCAAGGCCGGCGACGTCATCCCCGAGGTGCTCGGTCCGGTCGTCGAGCGTCGCGACGGCAGCGAGCACGCCTTCGTCATGCCCGAGAAGTGCCCCGAGTGCGGCACGCCGCTGCGCCCGATGAAGGAGGGCGACAAGGACCTGCGCTGCCCGAACGCGCGCACGTGTCCCGCCCAGGTGCGCGGCCGGGTCGAGCACGTCGGCTCGCGCGGCGCGCTCGACATCGAGGCGCTCGGCGAGGTCACCGCGGCCGCGCTCACCCAGGGCAAGGGCGCTCCGCTCGATTCCGAGGCCGGACTGTTCTCCCTCACGCTCGATCAGCTCGTGCCGATCGAGGTCGAGGTGCGCGACGCCGAGACCGGCGAGCCGAAGCTCGACGACAAGACCGGCGAGCCCGTCGTCCGCACCCCGTTCCGGGTGAAGACCGGCGACCCGTCCAAGCAGGCCCAGGTGCTGCTCGACGAGCTCGAGAAGGCCAAGACCAAGGACTTCTGGCGTCAGCTGGTGTCGCTCAACATCCGCCACGTCGGCCCGGTCGCCGCGCGAGCGCTGGCGCAGTACTTCGGCTCGATCGAGGCGATCCGCGCTGCGTCGCGCGAGGAGTTGGCGGCGGTCGAGGGCGTCGGCGGGATCATCGCCGACTCGGTCATCGAGTGGTTCGAGGTCGACTGGCACCGCGAGATCGTCGACCAGTGGCAGGCCGCCGGGGTGCGCTTCGCGATCCCCGACCATCCCGGCCCGGGTGCGGCGTCGACCGCCGGGGGAGTGCTCGACGGCCTCACCGTCGTCGTCACCGGCGGCCTCGAGGACTTCACCCGCGACTCCGTCAAGGAGGCGATCATCGCCGCCGGAGGCAAGGCCTCGGGATCGGTCAGCAAGAAGACCGACTACGTCGTCGTGGGCGAGAACGCCGGCTCCAAGGCGGCGAAGGCCGAAGACCTCGGACTGACCATCCTCAACGAGGCACAGTTCAAGAAGCTGCTGGAGGGCGGCCCCGACGCGCTGTAG
- a CDS encoding DNA topoisomerase IB, with the protein MRLRRVTTRTRGWTRRRAGRGWTYLDEDGTVITGEDRERIEALVIPPAWQDVWISPWPNGHLQATGVDQAGRTQYLYHPDWVHRRNLEKFDRISQIAAELPKLRALVGDHITAHDGSREHAAAVAVRMLDSGSFRVGNDVYARQGSFGLTTLERRHVRAKGSTLVFTFVGKSGVEHNVVLEDEPVVDAINRMRRRRGGGPRLLEYLANRSRYSLDSSDVNTYLREQTGLEISAKDLRTWAGTVLAAEVLALSDEPGETNASRARAVRSAMTEVSLALGNTPTVVRSSYVDPRLISLYESGTVIPRQSFEDAVDPLERRHAIERETLRLLRQAD; encoded by the coding sequence ATGAGACTGCGCCGCGTGACGACCCGTACGCGGGGGTGGACCCGCCGCCGGGCCGGACGCGGCTGGACCTACCTCGACGAGGACGGCACGGTCATCACCGGTGAGGACCGCGAGCGCATCGAGGCGCTCGTCATCCCGCCGGCGTGGCAGGACGTGTGGATCAGCCCGTGGCCGAACGGTCACCTGCAGGCGACCGGCGTCGACCAGGCCGGGCGGACGCAGTACCTCTACCACCCGGACTGGGTGCACCGGCGCAACCTCGAGAAGTTCGACCGGATCAGCCAGATCGCCGCCGAGCTGCCCAAGTTGCGCGCCCTGGTCGGTGACCACATCACCGCGCACGACGGCTCGCGTGAGCACGCCGCGGCCGTCGCCGTCCGCATGCTCGACTCCGGCTCGTTCCGCGTCGGCAACGACGTGTACGCCCGCCAGGGCAGCTTCGGCCTGACCACCCTGGAGCGGCGGCACGTCCGCGCCAAGGGGAGCACCCTGGTGTTCACGTTCGTCGGCAAGTCCGGGGTCGAGCACAACGTCGTCCTGGAGGACGAGCCCGTCGTCGACGCGATCAACCGCATGCGCCGCCGACGTGGCGGCGGACCGCGGCTTCTGGAGTACCTCGCCAACCGGTCCCGCTATTCCCTGGACTCCTCCGACGTCAACACCTACCTGCGTGAGCAGACCGGCCTGGAGATCAGCGCCAAGGACCTGCGCACGTGGGCCGGGACGGTGCTGGCCGCCGAGGTGCTCGCGCTGTCCGATGAGCCCGGGGAGACGAACGCGTCCCGAGCCCGCGCCGTGCGGTCGGCCATGACCGAGGTCTCCCTCGCACTGGGCAACACCCCGACCGTCGTGCGCAGCTCGTACGTCGATCCGCGTCTCATCAGCCTGTACGAGTCGGGCACGGTCATCCCCCGCCAGTCGTTCGAGGACGCCGTCGACCCGCTGGAGCGGCGCCACGCCATCGAGCGCGAGACGCTGCGGCTGCTGCGCCAGGCGGACTGA
- the mnmA gene encoding tRNA 2-thiouridine(34) synthase MnmA: MRLIAAMSGGVDSAVAAARAVDAGHDVTGVHLALSRNPKSYRTGARGCCSIEDAGDARRAADAIGIPFFVWDMSDEFADEVVDDFIAEYEAGRTPNPCLRCNEKIKFAAVLERAVALGFDGVVTGHYARLVTSDGPTGEVVELHRAVDHGKDQSYVLGVLTQDQLRRSVFPLGDDPKTLVREEAARRGLQVANKPDSHDICFIADGDNAGWLADKLGPKPSVIVDEAGEPVGSHDGAYAFTIGQRKGLRLGVPAPDGKPRFVLDIEPVSGTVTVGPREHLAIDSIEGIKPLWCAEPPTETLECTVQLRAHGDEHRATVTVDGDTVRVQLLDPATGIAPGQACVIYDGTRVVGSATIARTSRSVAA; the protein is encoded by the coding sequence ATGAGGCTCATCGCCGCGATGTCCGGCGGCGTCGACTCCGCCGTCGCCGCCGCGCGCGCCGTCGACGCCGGCCACGACGTCACCGGCGTCCACCTGGCGCTCAGCCGCAACCCGAAGTCGTACCGCACCGGCGCCCGCGGCTGCTGCTCGATCGAGGACGCCGGCGACGCGCGTCGCGCGGCCGACGCGATCGGCATCCCGTTCTTCGTGTGGGACATGAGCGACGAGTTCGCCGACGAGGTCGTCGACGACTTCATCGCCGAGTACGAGGCGGGCCGCACGCCCAACCCGTGCCTGCGTTGCAACGAGAAGATCAAGTTCGCCGCCGTGCTGGAGCGGGCCGTGGCGCTGGGCTTCGACGGCGTCGTCACCGGCCACTACGCCCGGCTCGTCACGTCCGACGGCCCCACCGGCGAGGTCGTCGAGCTGCACCGCGCGGTCGACCACGGCAAGGACCAGTCGTACGTGCTGGGCGTCCTGACCCAGGACCAGTTGCGCCGATCGGTCTTCCCGCTCGGCGACGACCCGAAGACCCTCGTGCGCGAGGAGGCGGCCCGGCGCGGGCTCCAGGTCGCGAACAAGCCCGACAGCCACGACATCTGCTTCATCGCCGACGGCGACAACGCCGGGTGGCTCGCCGACAAGCTCGGTCCGAAGCCCAGTGTGATCGTCGACGAGGCCGGCGAGCCCGTCGGCTCGCACGACGGCGCCTACGCCTTCACGATCGGCCAGCGCAAGGGCCTGCGGCTCGGCGTGCCCGCGCCCGACGGCAAGCCGCGCTTCGTCCTGGACATCGAGCCCGTCTCGGGCACCGTCACGGTGGGCCCGCGCGAGCACCTGGCGATCGACTCCATCGAGGGCATCAAGCCGCTGTGGTGCGCCGAGCCGCCGACCGAGACGCTCGAGTGCACCGTCCAGTTGCGCGCGCACGGCGACGAGCATCGCGCCACGGTCACGGTGGACGGTGACACGGTGCGGGTCCAGCTGCTCGACCCGGCGACGGGCATCGCTCCCGGTCAGGCCTGCGTGATCTACGACGGCACCCGGGTGGTCGGCTCGGCCACGATCGCGCGCACCAGTCGCTCCGTCGCCGCCTGA
- a CDS encoding GNAT family N-acetyltransferase yields the protein MTVRPAKTADLPDLADLAARTFPLACPPDMPQESMDAFIAEHLTVARFEEYLADPVAQVLVADDDGALAGYTLTFSREPYDEHLASLVRHRPTVELSKCYADPDAHGTGVSSRLMEAVLEAARTAGAASVWLGVNGRNARAQRFYAKHGFEVVGERRFVVGGRTEDDLVLERQLA from the coding sequence GTGACCGTCCGACCCGCCAAGACCGCCGACCTGCCCGACCTGGCCGATCTCGCGGCCCGCACGTTCCCCCTGGCCTGCCCGCCGGACATGCCGCAGGAGAGCATGGACGCCTTCATCGCCGAACACCTCACGGTCGCGCGCTTCGAGGAGTATCTCGCCGACCCGGTGGCCCAGGTCCTGGTGGCCGACGACGACGGCGCGCTGGCGGGTTACACACTCACGTTCTCGCGCGAGCCGTACGACGAGCACCTGGCCTCCCTCGTGCGGCACCGTCCCACCGTCGAGCTCAGCAAGTGCTACGCCGACCCGGACGCCCACGGCACGGGCGTCTCGTCACGACTCATGGAGGCCGTCCTCGAGGCCGCGCGCACGGCCGGCGCGGCCAGCGTGTGGCTGGGCGTCAACGGCCGGAACGCCCGCGCCCAGAGGTTCTACGCCAAGCACGGCTTCGAGGTGGTCGGCGAACGGCGCTTCGTCGTGGGCGGTCGCACCGAGGACGATCTCGTGCTGGAGCGTCAGCTGGCCTGA
- a CDS encoding alpha/beta hydrolase, with protein sequence MRVELEHARLLDATQAIRRLTDALEREVHAATSSSPIALPTLGSLPAKAAWLSEQLPMLGELATISMLLDADGDGHTSVVVPGDTWDTSTMLRDVADQRFGPGFTEATGLAGEELSALLLTLGSVGQELPAGSVMTPKDLRQFIIDHPKVAEALQNTVPYGDGPAGTLRSLTGAFITSADGAAAAFEQRRIAGRDLFANLSPADAAILAMTYPSIVGNLPGVPFTNRADANTVNIVAALADERRELADKKDQHAKNQDDWDFLGLNNNDLDGPIKDLEKRIDLYESILRDNRTIVYFDAAGDGAIAELHGTIDQHTKNVGVLVPGTGTSMTNFETNASRARQFVANDTSGGLAMISWMGGDLPDGVAMDAPSASYSLDLGPRLAEFSRDLDLEVGRKGTSETRVTVAGHSYGGAVVGRSELSGLLADRVLHIESAGMGHDVDDRDDLPASQSRVDRYSMTAPGDFIELTQGLQVKGVGHGADPDDFDGTTRLHTGDDVDGEPTTGFDAHSGVFQHQSDSWRNMYAVFTGGEVQTYRSPHYEHVSTGHGTVTYQDGWNDDGERIDIE encoded by the coding sequence GTGCGGGTCGAACTGGAACATGCCCGGCTGCTGGACGCCACACAGGCGATCCGGCGGCTGACCGACGCCCTCGAGCGCGAGGTCCACGCCGCGACGAGCTCCTCCCCCATCGCACTGCCCACCCTCGGATCCCTGCCCGCGAAGGCGGCGTGGCTGAGCGAACAGCTGCCGATGCTCGGCGAGCTGGCGACCATCTCGATGCTCCTGGACGCCGACGGGGACGGGCACACCAGTGTCGTCGTCCCCGGCGACACCTGGGACACCTCGACGATGCTGCGCGACGTCGCCGACCAGCGATTCGGCCCCGGGTTCACCGAGGCCACCGGACTCGCCGGCGAGGAGCTCTCGGCGCTGCTGCTGACGCTGGGCTCCGTGGGGCAGGAGCTGCCGGCCGGCTCGGTGATGACGCCGAAGGACCTGCGCCAGTTCATCATCGACCATCCGAAGGTCGCCGAGGCGCTGCAGAACACCGTGCCGTACGGCGACGGCCCGGCGGGAACGCTGCGCTCGCTCACCGGCGCGTTCATCACCTCCGCCGACGGCGCCGCTGCGGCCTTCGAGCAGCGCCGCATCGCGGGGCGCGACCTCTTCGCGAACCTCTCCCCCGCCGACGCCGCGATCCTCGCCATGACCTACCCCTCGATCGTCGGCAACCTGCCCGGCGTCCCGTTCACGAACCGGGCCGACGCCAACACCGTCAACATCGTCGCCGCACTGGCCGACGAGCGCCGCGAGCTGGCGGACAAGAAGGACCAGCACGCGAAGAACCAGGACGACTGGGACTTCCTCGGCCTGAACAACAACGACCTCGACGGACCGATCAAGGATCTGGAGAAGCGCATCGACCTGTACGAGTCGATCCTCAGGGACAACCGGACGATCGTGTACTTCGACGCCGCCGGTGACGGGGCGATCGCCGAACTGCACGGCACGATCGACCAGCACACGAAGAACGTCGGGGTCCTCGTGCCGGGCACGGGAACGAGCATGACCAACTTCGAGACCAACGCGTCCCGAGCGCGGCAGTTCGTCGCGAACGACACGTCCGGCGGACTCGCGATGATCTCGTGGATGGGCGGCGACCTGCCCGACGGCGTGGCGATGGACGCCCCCTCCGCTTCCTACAGCCTGGATCTGGGTCCGCGTCTGGCCGAGTTCTCGCGCGACCTCGACCTGGAGGTCGGCCGCAAGGGAACGAGCGAGACGCGCGTGACCGTTGCCGGACACTCCTACGGCGGAGCCGTCGTCGGTCGTTCCGAGCTCAGTGGCCTCCTCGCCGATCGCGTGCTCCACATCGAGTCGGCCGGCATGGGACACGACGTCGACGACCGGGACGACCTCCCCGCCTCGCAGTCGCGCGTCGACCGCTACTCGATGACCGCACCCGGCGACTTCATCGAGCTGACCCAAGGGCTCCAGGTCAAGGGCGTCGGCCACGGCGCGGACCCCGACGACTTCGACGGCACCACACGCCTGCACACCGGTGACGACGTCGACGGTGAACCCACCACGGGCTTCGACGCGCACTCGGGCGTGTTCCAGCACCAGAGCGACTCGTGGAGGAACATGTACGCGGTGTTCACCGGGGGTGAGGTGCAGACGTACCGGTCCCCCCACTACGAGCACGTGTCCACCGGTCATGGCACCGTCACGTACCAGGACGGCTGGAACGACGACGGCGAGAGGATCGACATCGAATGA
- a CDS encoding NAD(P)-binding domain-containing protein, translating to MWDSIVIGAGQAGLSTSFHLRRLGVSHLVLDANPRPGGAWQHRWDSLTMSDVHGVSDLPDAPVPPARGPERANDFVPGYFSDYERRYELPVERPVVVQSVRDEDGALRVEAQDGRTWHSRTLVNATGTWRRPFLPSYPGRDSFRGEQLHTAGFPDPEHFRGKRVLVVGGGLSAVQFLGMLRPITDTVWVTRREPVWRTGEFNEQAGREAVAQVEERVRRGLPPRSVVSVTGLLRRPQEEEAARLGAYERRPMFERIEPDGVRWADGTFERVDVILWATGFRPDVEHLAPLRLRSPLGGIQLGDTVATSTTAVADPRVQLVGYGPSASTIGANRAGRVAARAVARQLQPAPAQAS from the coding sequence GTGTGGGACAGCATCGTCATCGGAGCCGGCCAGGCAGGCCTGTCGACGTCGTTCCACCTCAGGCGACTCGGGGTGTCGCACCTGGTGCTCGACGCGAACCCGCGTCCCGGTGGCGCCTGGCAGCACCGCTGGGACTCCCTGACGATGTCCGACGTGCACGGCGTCTCCGATCTGCCGGACGCGCCGGTGCCCCCGGCGAGAGGGCCCGAGCGAGCCAACGACTTCGTGCCCGGCTACTTCAGCGACTACGAGCGCCGGTATGAGTTGCCCGTCGAGCGCCCCGTCGTGGTGCAGTCGGTCCGCGACGAGGACGGCGCCCTGCGCGTCGAGGCGCAGGACGGCAGGACGTGGCACAGCCGCACCCTCGTGAACGCGACCGGAACATGGCGGCGTCCGTTCCTGCCGTCCTACCCGGGGCGCGACTCCTTCCGGGGCGAGCAGTTGCACACGGCCGGGTTCCCCGACCCCGAGCACTTCCGAGGCAAGCGGGTGCTGGTCGTGGGCGGCGGACTGTCCGCGGTGCAGTTCCTCGGGATGCTGCGGCCGATCACCGACACGGTGTGGGTGACGCGCCGTGAGCCGGTGTGGCGCACGGGTGAATTCAACGAGCAGGCCGGTCGCGAGGCCGTCGCCCAGGTCGAGGAGCGGGTCCGTCGGGGTCTGCCGCCGCGCAGTGTCGTCAGCGTCACCGGGTTGCTGCGGCGGCCCCAGGAGGAGGAGGCCGCGCGGCTCGGCGCCTACGAGCGGCGGCCGATGTTCGAGCGGATCGAGCCCGACGGCGTGCGTTGGGCCGACGGGACGTTCGAGCGCGTCGACGTGATCTTGTGGGCGACCGGGTTCCGACCCGATGTCGAGCACCTCGCGCCGCTGCGGCTGCGCTCGCCGCTCGGCGGGATCCAGCTCGGGGACACCGTCGCGACCTCCACGACCGCGGTGGCGGACCCTCGGGTCCAGCTGGTCGGGTACGGGCCGTCCGCCTCGACGATCGGGGCGAACCGGGCCGGCCGCGTCGCCGCGCGGGCGGTGGCCCGGCAGCTGCAGCCCGCACCGGCTCAGGCCAGCTGA